A stretch of the Mesorhizobium huakuii genome encodes the following:
- a CDS encoding ribose-phosphate pyrophosphokinase — protein MKLFAGNSNRVLAEAVARYLNIPLGKASVRRFADQEIFVEIQENVRGEDVFILQSTSFPTNDHLMELLIMIDAFMRSSAKRITAVIPYFGYARQDRRASGRTPISAKLVANMITRAGVDRVLTLDLHAGQIQGFFDIPTDNLFSVPVMARDVKAKYKQLGNVVVVSPDIGGVVRARALAKRFDAQLAIVDKRRERPGESEVMNIIGAVAGKDCLLIDDIVDSGGTLCNAADALLANGATSVTAYITHGVLSGGAVARISGSKLQELVITDSIQPTQGVLDAPNIRVISIADLMGEAISRTATEESVSSLFD, from the coding sequence ATGAAACTCTTCGCGGGCAATTCCAACAGGGTGCTGGCCGAAGCGGTCGCCCGCTATCTCAACATCCCGCTGGGCAAGGCCAGTGTCAGGCGCTTCGCCGACCAGGAAATCTTCGTCGAAATCCAGGAAAACGTGCGCGGCGAGGATGTTTTCATCCTGCAGTCGACCTCGTTCCCGACCAACGATCATTTGATGGAACTGCTCATCATGATCGACGCCTTCATGCGCTCCTCGGCCAAACGCATCACGGCGGTGATTCCCTATTTCGGCTACGCCAGACAGGACCGCCGGGCGTCGGGCCGCACGCCGATCTCGGCCAAGCTGGTCGCCAACATGATCACCCGCGCCGGCGTCGACCGTGTTCTGACGCTCGACCTGCATGCCGGCCAGATCCAGGGCTTCTTCGACATCCCGACCGACAATCTGTTTTCCGTGCCGGTGATGGCTCGCGACGTGAAGGCGAAATACAAGCAGCTCGGCAATGTCGTGGTGGTGTCGCCCGATATCGGCGGCGTGGTGCGAGCGCGGGCGCTGGCCAAGCGCTTCGACGCGCAGCTCGCCATCGTCGACAAGCGCCGCGAGCGTCCAGGCGAATCGGAAGTGATGAACATCATCGGCGCGGTCGCCGGCAAGGATTGCCTGCTGATCGACGATATCGTCGATTCCGGCGGCACGCTGTGCAACGCCGCCGATGCGCTCTTGGCCAATGGCGCCACCAGCGTCACCGCCTATATCACCCATGGCGTGCTGTCGGGCGGCGCGGTCGCCCGCATCAGCGGCTCGAAGCTGCAGGAACTGGTGATCACCGATTCCATCCAGCCGACGCAAGGCGTGCTCGACGCCCCCAACATCCGCGTCATCTCGATCGCCGACCTGATGGGCGAAGCGATTTCGCGCACGGCAACCGAGGAATCGGTGTCGAGCCTGTTCGATTAG
- a CDS encoding AraC family transcriptional regulator translates to MPHGREIFRAGNADLGQLHQSRWQWLEEVAGPAVALPTEYPDGYHVPQHRHSRSQLLHALVGVVLVTTRHGRWMVPPDHAMWIPAGTEHSVEMLGDVSMRSVYVMPGAIPGLPEGLRVVGVTELMHSLIVESEKLPQGGELEGRGGLIMKLLLHEIPTLPERPLGLPFPSDPRLAMLCRRFVAAPSPHATIDEWADAAGMSRRSFTRAFQRQTGLSLSTWRQQACLFAALPRLADGEPITRVALDLGYDSVPAFITMFKRMLGSSPRGYMRGARDNGEGVRRGPPRLEGPAP, encoded by the coding sequence ATGCCACATGGCAGGGAAATCTTCCGCGCCGGCAATGCCGATCTCGGCCAATTGCACCAGAGCCGCTGGCAATGGCTGGAGGAGGTCGCCGGGCCGGCGGTGGCGTTGCCGACCGAATATCCCGACGGTTACCACGTGCCGCAACACCGCCACAGCCGCAGCCAGTTGCTGCATGCGCTGGTCGGCGTCGTGCTGGTGACGACGCGGCACGGGCGCTGGATGGTGCCGCCGGACCACGCAATGTGGATCCCGGCCGGCACGGAGCATTCCGTCGAGATGCTGGGCGATGTCTCGATGCGCTCGGTATACGTCATGCCGGGCGCGATCCCGGGGCTGCCGGAAGGCTTACGCGTCGTCGGCGTCACCGAGTTGATGCACAGCCTGATCGTGGAATCGGAGAAACTGCCGCAGGGCGGCGAGCTGGAAGGGCGCGGCGGGTTGATCATGAAGCTGTTGCTGCATGAAATCCCGACCTTGCCGGAACGGCCGCTCGGCCTGCCATTCCCGTCCGATCCAAGGCTGGCGATGCTGTGCCGTCGTTTCGTCGCGGCACCTTCGCCGCACGCGACGATCGACGAATGGGCTGACGCCGCGGGCATGAGCCGGCGCTCCTTCACGCGCGCCTTCCAGCGCCAGACCGGCCTGTCGCTGTCGACATGGCGCCAGCAGGCCTGCCTGTTCGCGGCGCTGCCGCGGCTCGCCGATGGCGAGCCGATCACCAGGGTGGCACTCGACTTGGGCTATGACAGCGTGCCGGCCTTCATCACCATGTTCAAGCGCATGCTGGGCTCCTCGCCGCGCGGCTATATGCGCGGCGCGCGAGACAATGGCGAAGGCGTGCGGCGAGGCCCGCCTCGCCTTGAGGGCCCGGCGCCGTGA
- a CDS encoding MFS transporter — protein sequence MTDTTAASVAPPASASHASAQATAFTVILAVSFCHCINDIMQSLLSAIYPLLKQNYGLDFWQIGLLTFTFQVTASLLQPVIGMITDKRPMPYSLPYGMASSLIGLVVLAYAGHYYLLLIGASLIGIGSAIFHPESSRIARFASGGRFGLAQSLFQVGGNFGQSMGPLLAAFIVVPFGQTSIAWFAVGSLIGIVVLWQVGGWYSRLRAAQGARKAASFVSPFPRRKVMSALVVLTLLVLSKNAYIASLASYYTFYSIHKFGVSVQMSQVMLFLFLGASALGILLGGPFGDRYGQKAMIWFSIVGVLPFTLALPYANLEWTMVLTVLIGLILSSAFSNIVVFAQELVPGRVGMIAGIFFGFAFGMGGIAAAVLGVVADMKGIDFVFQICSYLPLLGLLTVFLPNMKEARKAQAAA from the coding sequence TTGACCGATACGACAGCCGCCAGCGTCGCGCCACCAGCGAGCGCCAGCCACGCCTCAGCCCAGGCGACGGCCTTCACCGTCATCCTGGCGGTGAGCTTCTGCCATTGCATCAACGACATCATGCAGTCGCTGCTATCGGCCATCTATCCCCTGCTGAAACAGAATTACGGCCTTGATTTCTGGCAGATCGGCCTGCTGACCTTCACCTTCCAGGTGACGGCGTCCTTGCTACAGCCGGTGATCGGCATGATCACCGACAAGCGGCCGATGCCCTATTCGCTGCCTTATGGCATGGCCTCTTCGCTGATCGGCCTGGTCGTGCTGGCCTATGCCGGGCACTACTATCTGCTGCTGATCGGCGCCTCGCTGATCGGCATCGGCTCGGCGATCTTCCATCCCGAATCCTCGCGCATAGCGCGCTTTGCTTCTGGCGGCCGGTTTGGCCTGGCGCAATCGCTGTTCCAGGTCGGCGGCAATTTCGGCCAGTCGATGGGGCCGCTGCTGGCCGCCTTCATCGTCGTGCCGTTCGGCCAGACCAGCATCGCCTGGTTCGCCGTCGGCTCGCTGATCGGCATTGTCGTTTTGTGGCAGGTCGGCGGCTGGTACAGCCGCTTGCGCGCCGCGCAAGGCGCCAGAAAAGCGGCAAGCTTCGTCTCGCCCTTTCCGCGCCGCAAGGTGATGAGCGCACTGGTCGTGCTGACGCTGCTGGTGCTGAGCAAGAACGCTTACATCGCCAGCCTCGCCAGCTACTACACCTTCTACTCCATCCATAAGTTCGGCGTGTCGGTGCAGATGAGCCAGGTGATGCTGTTCCTGTTCCTCGGCGCCTCGGCGCTGGGCATCCTGCTCGGCGGTCCGTTCGGCGACCGCTATGGACAGAAGGCGATGATCTGGTTCTCGATCGTCGGCGTGCTGCCCTTCACGCTGGCGCTGCCCTACGCCAACCTGGAATGGACGATGGTGCTGACGGTGCTGATCGGCCTCATCCTGTCGTCGGCCTTCTCCAACATCGTCGTCTTCGCGCAGGAACTGGTACCCGGCCGCGTCGGCATGATCGCCGGCATCTTCTTCGGCTTCGCCTTCGGCATGGGCGGCATTGCCGCCGCCGTGCTCGGCGTTGTCGCCGACATGAAGGGCATCGATTTCGTCTTCCAGATCTGCTCGTATCTGCCGCTGCTTGGGCTGCTGACGGTGTTCCTGCCCAACATGAAGGAAGCGAGGAAGGCGCAGGCCGCGGCCTAA
- a CDS encoding alpha/beta fold hydrolase, whose translation MASQTKSGSGSGTITTKDGTQIFYKDWGTGQPIVFHHGWPLSSDDWDAQMLFFLAQGYRVIAHDRRGHGRSTQTDIGNEMDTYAADVAELAAHLDLKNAIHVGHSTGGGEVARYVAKYGSGGRVAKAVLIGAVPPIMLKTAANPGGLPIEVFDGFRAAQAANRAQFFRDVPAGPFYGFNRPGAEVSQGVIDNWWRQGMMGGTKAHYDCIKAFSETDFTEDLKAIDVPVLVMHGDDDQIVPIADSALLSIKLLKKGELKVYKGFPHGMATTHADVINADLLAFFKA comes from the coding sequence ATGGCTTCGCAGACGAAATCCGGTTCCGGCAGCGGCACGATCACCACCAAGGACGGCACGCAGATTTTCTACAAGGACTGGGGAACCGGTCAGCCCATCGTCTTCCATCATGGCTGGCCGCTGAGCAGCGACGACTGGGATGCCCAGATGCTGTTCTTCCTGGCACAGGGCTACCGCGTCATTGCCCATGACCGGCGCGGCCATGGCCGCTCGACCCAGACGGATATCGGTAACGAGATGGACACCTATGCGGCCGATGTGGCTGAACTCGCGGCGCATCTCGACCTCAAGAATGCCATCCATGTCGGCCATTCGACCGGCGGCGGTGAGGTGGCGCGCTATGTCGCCAAGTACGGCTCGGGCGGCCGCGTCGCCAAGGCGGTGCTGATTGGCGCTGTGCCGCCGATCATGCTCAAGACGGCTGCCAATCCCGGCGGCCTGCCGATCGAGGTGTTCGATGGCTTCCGCGCTGCCCAGGCAGCCAATCGCGCCCAGTTCTTCCGTGACGTTCCGGCCGGGCCTTTCTACGGATTCAACCGTCCGGGCGCCGAAGTCTCGCAAGGGGTCATCGACAATTGGTGGCGCCAGGGCATGATGGGCGGCACCAAGGCGCACTATGATTGCATCAAGGCTTTCTCGGAAACCGACTTCACCGAGGATTTGAAGGCGATCGACGTGCCGGTGCTGGTCATGCATGGCGACGACGACCAGATCGTTCCGATCGCCGACTCGGCGTTGTTGTCGATCAAGCTGCTCAAGAAGGGCGAGCTCAAGGTCTACAAGGGTTTCCCGCACGGTATGGCGACAACCCATGCGGATGTCATTAACGCCGACCTTTTGGCCTTCTTCAAGGCATAG
- a CDS encoding MarR family winged helix-turn-helix transcriptional regulator produces MPLPLDNQLCFTLYATSMAINRTYKPMLDEMGITYPQYLVLNALAEADGMSVGSIAHRLALESSTITPLVKRMEQAGLVTRQRSHTDERQVQVDLTVAGRALLVQCNCLNETLIERSGMTLAQLDALNRQIQALRDALGGDR; encoded by the coding sequence GTGCCTCTCCCGTTGGACAACCAGCTCTGTTTCACGCTCTACGCCACCTCAATGGCGATCAATCGCACCTATAAGCCGATGCTGGACGAGATGGGGATCACCTATCCGCAATATCTCGTGCTCAACGCGCTTGCCGAGGCCGACGGCATGTCGGTCGGCTCGATCGCCCACCGGCTCGCTTTGGAATCGAGCACCATCACACCACTGGTCAAGCGCATGGAACAGGCCGGCCTTGTGACCCGCCAGCGCAGCCATACCGACGAGCGCCAAGTGCAGGTCGACCTGACAGTCGCCGGGCGCGCGCTGCTTGTCCAGTGCAATTGCCTGAACGAGACCTTGATCGAACGCTCCGGCATGACGCTGGCGCAACTTGATGCGCTGAACCGGCAAATCCAGGCGCTGCGGGATGCGCTGGGTGGCGACCGCTAA
- a CDS encoding alpha/beta fold hydrolase, with protein sequence MMLNRRTFSTALVAGVATSILAGSAKARAQTSSKIRPEVRPRVRNVVLVHGAYADGSCWSEVVGLLQQAGFNATVVQHPLTTLEAGVEATRRAIALQDGPTILVGHSFAGMIVSEAGADPKVSSLVYVAARAPDAGEDYTALAKTFAPPPASAGLVWSAGYGKLSEEAFLRDFAGGIPREKARILYAVQGPISDQLFSGKTTQAAWRSKPSWYAVSTEDRTINPDLERFMAKRMNAKTIEVKASHLSLISHPREITQLISKAAGQLS encoded by the coding sequence ATCATGTTGAATAGGCGTACTTTTTCCACCGCGCTCGTCGCCGGGGTGGCGACGAGCATACTGGCCGGCTCCGCCAAGGCGCGAGCCCAGACGAGCTCCAAGATTCGCCCCGAGGTGCGCCCCAGGGTTCGCAACGTCGTCCTCGTCCATGGCGCTTATGCCGATGGCTCGTGCTGGTCGGAGGTGGTTGGCCTGCTGCAGCAGGCCGGCTTCAATGCAACCGTCGTCCAGCACCCGCTGACCACGCTGGAGGCAGGCGTCGAGGCAACGCGCCGTGCGATCGCTCTCCAGGATGGACCGACGATACTTGTCGGACACTCCTTTGCCGGCATGATCGTCAGCGAGGCAGGGGCGGATCCAAAAGTGTCCTCGCTCGTCTATGTCGCGGCGCGCGCGCCCGATGCCGGCGAAGACTACACGGCGCTCGCCAAGACTTTCGCGCCGCCGCCCGCCTCGGCGGGCCTTGTCTGGTCCGCAGGCTATGGCAAGCTCAGCGAGGAGGCTTTCCTGCGGGATTTCGCCGGTGGTATTCCTCGCGAGAAGGCGCGCATCCTTTATGCCGTCCAGGGGCCGATCTCGGATCAGCTTTTCTCCGGAAAGACAACCCAGGCGGCCTGGCGCTCAAAGCCGAGCTGGTATGCCGTCTCGACCGAGGACCGCACCATCAACCCGGATCTCGAGCGCTTCATGGCCAAACGCATGAACGCCAAGACCATCGAGGTGAAGGCAAGTCATTTGTCGCTGATCTCTCACCCGCGTGAGATCACCCAGCTCATCTCGAAAGCCGCTGGGCAGCTCAGCTAG
- a CDS encoding 50S ribosomal protein L25/general stress protein Ctc — protein sequence MSHDTYELKAEAREQVGKGSARAVRRNGKVPAVIYGDKQPPLAIALTYKDIYYKIHGGGFLTTIATIDVDGKKIQVLPKDFQLDPVKDFPVHVDFLRIGKDTEVNVDVPVHFINEDKSPGIKRGGVLNIVRHEVEFHCPANAIPEFITIDLTGTNIGDSIHISAVKLPAGVKPVISDRDFTIATIAGSSAMKPEAEETVEAAAPEAAPAAEEK from the coding sequence ATGAGCCACGATACTTACGAGCTCAAGGCCGAAGCGCGCGAACAGGTCGGTAAGGGGTCCGCCCGTGCAGTTCGCCGCAACGGTAAAGTGCCTGCAGTAATCTATGGTGACAAGCAGCCTCCCCTGGCAATCGCTCTCACCTACAAGGACATCTACTACAAGATCCATGGCGGCGGGTTCCTGACCACGATCGCCACGATCGATGTCGACGGCAAGAAGATCCAGGTCCTGCCGAAGGACTTCCAGCTCGACCCGGTCAAGGATTTCCCTGTCCATGTCGACTTCCTGCGCATCGGCAAGGACACCGAAGTCAATGTCGACGTGCCTGTCCACTTCATCAATGAGGACAAGTCGCCCGGCATCAAGCGCGGCGGCGTGCTCAACATCGTGCGTCACGAAGTCGAGTTCCACTGCCCGGCCAATGCGATCCCGGAATTCATCACCATTGATCTCACCGGCACCAACATCGGCGATTCGATCCACATCTCGGCGGTCAAGCTGCCGGCCGGCGTCAAGCCGGTCATCTCCGATCGCGACTTCACCATCGCGACCATTGCCGGTTCGTCGGCGATGAAACCGGAGGCTGAAGAGACGGTCGAAGCGGCTGCACCTGAAGCGGCTCCTGCCGCCGAAGAGAAGTAA
- the pth gene encoding aminoacyl-tRNA hydrolase — translation MLVFAGLGNPGAKYAGNRHNVGFMAADAIARRHSFSPWSKKFHGLISEGTLGGEKIVLIKPQTFMNLSGQSVGEALRFYKLDLSALTVFYDEIDLAEGKLRIKTGGGAGGHNGIRSIDGHVGNAYRRVRIGVGHPGVKEMVQHHVLGDFAKADREWLDPLLDAIADNAAMIVKGDESGFMNKAALAVQGKAAPEPDKPAQKQAPKQQSHIRQARPPQAPAKLPETGPMAAMLKKLFGKD, via the coding sequence ATGCTTGTCTTTGCAGGCCTCGGCAATCCGGGCGCGAAATACGCTGGCAACCGGCACAATGTCGGTTTCATGGCGGCGGACGCTATCGCCCGCCGCCATTCCTTTTCGCCCTGGTCGAAGAAATTCCACGGCCTGATTTCAGAAGGCACGCTCGGCGGCGAGAAGATCGTCCTGATCAAGCCGCAGACCTTCATGAACCTGTCCGGCCAGTCGGTCGGCGAAGCGCTGCGCTTCTACAAGCTCGACCTTTCCGCCCTCACCGTCTTCTATGACGAGATCGATCTTGCCGAAGGCAAGCTGCGCATCAAGACCGGCGGCGGCGCCGGCGGCCATAACGGCATCCGCTCGATCGACGGCCATGTCGGCAACGCCTATCGCCGTGTGCGCATCGGCGTCGGCCATCCCGGCGTCAAGGAAATGGTCCAGCATCATGTGCTCGGCGACTTCGCCAAGGCCGACCGCGAATGGCTCGATCCCTTGCTCGACGCGATCGCCGACAACGCCGCCATGATCGTCAAGGGCGACGAATCCGGCTTCATGAACAAGGCCGCGCTCGCCGTCCAGGGCAAGGCCGCACCCGAGCCGGACAAGCCGGCGCAGAAACAGGCGCCCAAGCAGCAGAGCCACATCCGCCAGGCACGCCCGCCGCAGGCGCCCGCCAAACTGCCTGAGACCGGCCCGATGGCGGCCATGCTGAAAAAACTGTTCGGTAAAGACTGA
- a CDS encoding tetratricopeptide repeat protein, with the protein MADDVSNLTGEARQLGLAGDFGTAHQLIDRATLLAGNDPARRATCAIERGRLYNSAGQRDLARPLFEEAWRLAREARAHILAADAAHMLAIVGTPDDAVEWTAIGLAYVGEHPQAEPWRGPLLNNLGWSYFDAGRFDDALPVFEQAVAVRQSRGQAREMRIARYAVVRTLRALGRLEEARRLAEEVARAAEVDGDQAPYIHEELAECHAGLGDMNRARSSARRALAVLGDDPAFVSQEARRLARLRDLAG; encoded by the coding sequence ATGGCGGATGATGTTTCGAATCTGACCGGGGAGGCCAGGCAACTGGGGCTGGCCGGCGATTTCGGGACGGCTCATCAGCTGATCGACCGGGCCACGCTTCTTGCCGGCAACGATCCCGCTCGGCGTGCGACATGCGCGATCGAGCGTGGCCGGCTGTACAATTCGGCAGGACAGCGGGATCTGGCGCGGCCGCTGTTTGAGGAGGCATGGCGGCTGGCACGAGAGGCACGCGCGCATATTCTGGCGGCCGATGCCGCCCACATGCTCGCCATCGTCGGAACACCCGACGACGCCGTCGAATGGACCGCGATTGGCCTTGCCTATGTCGGCGAACATCCGCAGGCAGAGCCATGGCGCGGCCCCCTGCTCAACAATCTCGGCTGGTCCTATTTCGACGCCGGCCGGTTCGACGATGCATTGCCTGTCTTCGAGCAGGCGGTGGCGGTGCGGCAGTCGCGCGGCCAGGCCCGGGAGATGCGCATCGCCCGCTACGCGGTCGTCAGGACGCTGCGCGCGCTCGGCCGCCTCGAAGAGGCCCGACGGCTTGCCGAAGAGGTGGCCAGGGCGGCGGAAGTCGACGGCGATCAGGCGCCATACATTCACGAGGAGCTGGCCGAGTGCCATGCCGGACTCGGCGACATGAACCGCGCGCGCTCGAGCGCTCGGCGCGCCCTCGCCGTTCTCGGGGACGATCCCGCCTTTGTCAGCCAGGAGGCCCGCCGGCTCGCCAGACTGCGAGACCTGGCAGGCTGA
- the ychF gene encoding redox-regulated ATPase YchF, which yields MGFKCGIVGLPNVGKSTLFNALTRTAAAQAANYPFCTIEPNTGEVAVPDPRLQKIASIAKSKEIIPTRISFVDIAGLVRGASKGEGLGNQFLANIREVDAIVHVLRCFEDDDITHVEGRIDPVADAETVETELMLADLDSLERRIVQIRKRAGSKDKEATTVLPMMEAALELLQAGKPTRILLKGISAEDLRILQGLNLLTSHPVLYVCNVAEADAATGNEHTRAVEKMASAQGAGTVVISAAIEAEVAQLSDEEEMEFLSSLGLDEPGLNKVIRAGYDLLHLITYFTAGPKETRAWTIHKGDKAPQAAGVIHTDFERGFIRAQTIAYNDYITLGGEVAAKEAGKARDEGKEYVVQDGDVLLFKFNT from the coding sequence ATGGGTTTCAAATGCGGCATCGTTGGCTTGCCCAACGTCGGCAAGTCGACGCTCTTCAACGCGTTGACCAGGACGGCGGCGGCGCAGGCCGCCAACTATCCGTTCTGCACCATCGAACCGAACACCGGCGAGGTGGCGGTGCCCGATCCGCGCCTGCAGAAGATCGCTTCGATCGCCAAGTCGAAGGAGATCATCCCGACCCGCATCTCCTTCGTCGACATTGCCGGCCTGGTGCGCGGCGCCTCGAAAGGCGAAGGGCTGGGCAACCAGTTCCTCGCCAACATCCGCGAGGTCGACGCCATCGTGCATGTGCTGCGCTGCTTCGAGGATGACGACATCACCCATGTCGAGGGCCGCATCGACCCGGTCGCTGATGCCGAGACGGTCGAGACCGAGCTGATGCTCGCCGACCTCGACAGCCTGGAACGCCGCATCGTGCAGATCCGCAAGCGCGCCGGCAGCAAGGACAAGGAAGCGACGACCGTGCTGCCGATGATGGAGGCCGCGCTCGAGCTGTTGCAAGCCGGCAAGCCGACCCGCATCCTGCTCAAGGGCATCTCGGCCGAGGATTTGCGCATCCTGCAGGGGCTGAACCTTCTGACCTCGCACCCGGTGCTCTATGTCTGCAACGTCGCCGAGGCCGATGCCGCCACCGGCAACGAGCACACCAGGGCCGTGGAAAAGATGGCCAGCGCGCAAGGCGCCGGCACCGTGGTGATCTCGGCCGCGATCGAGGCTGAGGTCGCCCAGCTCTCGGACGAAGAAGAGATGGAATTCCTGTCCTCGCTCGGGCTCGACGAGCCCGGCCTGAACAAGGTCATCCGCGCCGGCTACGATCTCTTGCACCTCATCACCTATTTCACCGCCGGCCCGAAGGAAACGCGCGCCTGGACCATCCACAAGGGTGACAAGGCCCCGCAGGCCGCGGGCGTCATCCACACCGATTTCGAACGCGGCTTCATCCGCGCCCAGACCATCGCCTATAACGACTACATCACGCTGGGCGGCGAAGTGGCGGCCAAGGAAGCCGGCAAGGCGCGCGACGAAGGCAAGGAATATGTCGTCCAGGACGGCGACGTCCTGCTGTTCAAGTTCAATACGTGA
- the corA gene encoding magnesium/cobalt transporter CorA has product MIKAFVVDNDRLRVVDDLLADGDRVVWADLISPTKEEEATIEGWLGVAIPTREEMEEIEISSRLYIEDGAYFMTATLPAQTEVDDPLMSPVTFALAGNRLITIRYHEPKAFKTFPLRAEKVATGCTSGDTILIGLLEAIVDRLADILERAGRDIEGISRDIFEARSTKVSKRNRDFQELLKAIGRKEDIASSIRDSLISLQRLAGFLAHVATQTKMSKDVRARIKTLSRDVLSLADHATFLSQKISFLLDATLGMISIEQNAIIKIFSVAAVIFLPPTLVASIYGMNFDIIPELKWQLGYPFAIGLMILSAILPFWYFRRRGWL; this is encoded by the coding sequence ATGATCAAGGCATTTGTCGTGGACAATGATCGCCTGCGCGTCGTCGACGATCTGCTGGCGGATGGCGACAGGGTCGTCTGGGCCGACCTGATCAGTCCGACCAAGGAGGAAGAGGCCACCATCGAAGGCTGGCTCGGCGTCGCCATCCCGACCCGCGAGGAGATGGAGGAGATCGAGATTTCGAGCCGCCTCTATATCGAGGATGGCGCCTACTTCATGACCGCCACTCTGCCGGCCCAGACCGAGGTCGACGACCCCCTGATGTCGCCGGTCACCTTCGCGCTTGCCGGCAACAGGCTGATCACCATTCGCTATCATGAACCGAAAGCGTTCAAGACCTTCCCGCTGCGCGCCGAGAAGGTGGCGACCGGCTGCACCAGCGGCGACACCATCCTGATCGGCCTCCTGGAAGCGATCGTCGACCGTCTCGCCGACATCCTTGAGCGCGCCGGCCGCGACATCGAGGGGATTTCGCGCGACATTTTCGAAGCGCGCTCGACCAAAGTGTCGAAGCGCAACCGCGACTTCCAGGAACTGCTGAAAGCCATCGGCCGCAAGGAAGACATCGCCTCCTCGATCCGCGACAGCCTGATCTCGCTGCAGCGCCTCGCCGGCTTCCTCGCCCATGTCGCCACCCAGACCAAGATGAGCAAGGATGTCCGCGCCCGCATCAAGACCTTGTCGCGCGACGTGCTGTCGCTCGCCGACCACGCCACCTTCCTGTCGCAGAAGATCTCCTTCCTGCTCGACGCTACGCTCGGCATGATCTCGATCGAGCAGAACGCCATCATCAAGATCTTCTCGGTCGCCGCCGTCATCTTCCTGCCGCCGACGCTGGTCGCCTCGATTTACGGCATGAATTTCGACATCATCCCGGAGCTGAAATGGCAGCTCGGCTATCCCTTCGCCATCGGCCTGATGATCCTGTCGGCGATCCTGCCCTTCTGGTATTTCCGCCGCCGCGGCTGGCTCTGA
- a CDS encoding MaoC family dehydratase, whose protein sequence is MTAKTWAYEDFVEGASFDLGAKQVSAAEIVEFAGEFDAQPMHLDEEAGKASILGGLSASGWHTCAMFMRMLCDAFLLDSTCQGAPGVDQVKWKKPVLAGDTLRGNLVVLAKRPSKSKPQLGFVTMRSELVNQRGESVFELENSVMFLTRDAAGNAA, encoded by the coding sequence ATGACCGCAAAGACATGGGCCTATGAGGATTTCGTCGAGGGGGCCTCGTTCGACCTCGGCGCCAAACAGGTAAGCGCGGCCGAGATCGTCGAATTCGCCGGCGAATTCGACGCCCAGCCGATGCATCTCGACGAGGAAGCCGGCAAGGCCAGCATTCTCGGCGGCCTCTCGGCCTCAGGCTGGCACACCTGCGCCATGTTCATGCGCATGCTGTGCGACGCCTTCCTTTTGGACTCCACCTGCCAAGGCGCGCCCGGCGTCGATCAGGTTAAGTGGAAGAAACCGGTCCTGGCCGGCGATACGCTCAGGGGCAACCTGGTTGTCCTCGCCAAGCGCCCGTCGAAATCGAAGCCGCAACTCGGCTTCGTCACCATGCGCAGCGAGCTGGTCAACCAGCGTGGCGAAAGCGTCTTCGAGCTTGAGAATTCCGTCATGTTCCTGACGCGTGATGCGGCGGGGAATGCGGCATGA
- a CDS encoding adenine phosphoribosyltransferase, which yields MKSSLEDTLLAAIRTIPDYPKPGILFRDITTLLGNARAFRRAIDELVHPYAGQKVDKIAGIEARGFILGGAVAHQLSAGFVPIRKKGKLPYETVRVAYSLEYGLDEMEMHKDGVAPGEKVILVDDLIATGGTAEAAVKLLRQIGADILAACFVIDLPDLGGRAKLEALGVPVRTLIGFEGH from the coding sequence ATGAAATCCTCGCTCGAAGACACGCTGCTGGCCGCGATCCGCACCATTCCGGACTATCCCAAGCCCGGCATCCTGTTTCGCGACATCACCACGCTGCTCGGCAATGCGCGCGCTTTCCGCCGTGCCATCGACGAGCTGGTGCATCCCTATGCCGGGCAGAAGGTCGACAAGATCGCCGGCATCGAGGCGCGGGGCTTCATCCTCGGCGGCGCCGTCGCCCACCAGCTGTCGGCCGGCTTCGTGCCGATCCGCAAGAAGGGCAAGCTGCCCTATGAGACGGTGCGCGTCGCCTACAGCCTGGAATACGGGCTGGACGAAATGGAGATGCACAAGGACGGCGTTGCCCCTGGTGAGAAGGTGATCCTCGTCGACGACCTGATCGCCACCGGCGGCACGGCGGAAGCGGCGGTCAAGCTGCTGCGCCAGATCGGCGCCGATATTTTGGCCGCCTGCTTCGTCATCGACCTGCCGGATCTCGGCGGGCGGGCCAAGCTTGAGGCGCTTGGCGTGCCGGTCAGGACGCTGATCGGGTTTGAGGGGCATTGA